A DNA window from Streptomyces parvus contains the following coding sequences:
- a CDS encoding RIP metalloprotease encodes MSLTSILLTVLGIAVFVVGLLFSIAWHELGHLSTAKMFGIRVPQYMVGFGPTLWSKKKGDTEYGIKAIPAGGYIRMIGMFPPGPDGRLEARSTSPWRGMIEDARSAAFEELQPGDEKRLFYTRKPWKRVIVMFAGPFMNLVLAVAIFMGVAMTFGFQTQTTEVGGVQQCVIKQSENRQKCTPDDDPSPAKVAGLREGDKIVAFAGTKVDDWATLSDRIRETIGPATIVVERDGKEVTLNAVLRENEVAKKDSDGEVIPKEFVKAGYLGFAARTEIVPLSFGDSVVRMGDMIENGVDSIIALPSKIPALWDAAFSDGERADDSPVGVVGAARIGGEVMNLDIPAQNQVAMMLFLLAGFNLSLFLFNMLPLLPLDGGHIAGALWESLRRNVARVFRRPDPGPFDVARLMPVAYVVAGLFICFTLLVLVADIVNPVKIS; translated from the coding sequence ATCGCCTGGCACGAGCTGGGCCACCTCTCCACGGCCAAGATGTTCGGCATCCGGGTCCCGCAGTACATGGTCGGATTCGGCCCGACGCTCTGGTCGAAGAAGAAGGGCGACACGGAGTACGGCATCAAGGCCATCCCGGCCGGCGGCTACATCCGCATGATCGGGATGTTCCCGCCGGGCCCCGACGGCCGTCTCGAAGCCCGCTCCACCTCCCCGTGGCGCGGCATGATCGAGGACGCCCGCTCCGCCGCGTTCGAGGAGCTGCAGCCGGGCGACGAGAAGCGGCTCTTCTACACGCGCAAGCCGTGGAAGCGCGTCATCGTCATGTTCGCCGGCCCCTTCATGAACCTGGTCCTCGCCGTCGCCATCTTCATGGGCGTCGCGATGACCTTCGGCTTCCAGACCCAGACCACCGAGGTCGGCGGGGTCCAGCAGTGCGTGATCAAGCAGAGCGAGAACCGCCAGAAGTGCACGCCCGACGACGACCCCTCGCCGGCCAAGGTCGCCGGGCTCCGGGAGGGCGACAAGATCGTCGCCTTCGCCGGGACGAAGGTCGACGACTGGGCGACGCTCTCGGACCGCATCCGCGAGACGATCGGCCCCGCCACCATCGTCGTCGAACGCGACGGCAAGGAAGTCACGCTCAACGCGGTCCTGCGTGAGAACGAGGTCGCCAAGAAGGACAGCGACGGCGAGGTCATCCCGAAAGAGTTCGTCAAGGCGGGCTACCTGGGCTTCGCCGCCCGGACCGAGATCGTGCCGCTCTCCTTCGGCGACTCCGTCGTCCGCATGGGTGACATGATCGAGAACGGCGTCGACTCCATCATCGCGCTGCCCTCCAAGATCCCGGCCCTCTGGGACGCCGCCTTCAGCGACGGCGAACGGGCCGACGACTCGCCGGTCGGCGTGGTCGGCGCGGCCCGGATCGGCGGCGAGGTGATGAACCTCGACATCCCGGCGCAGAACCAGGTCGCGATGATGCTGTTCCTGCTCGCCGGCTTCAACCTCTCGCTGTTCCTGTTCAACATGCTCCCCCTGCTACCGCTGGACGGCGGACACATCGCGGGCGCGCTCTGGGAGTCGCTGCGGCGCAATGTGGCCAGGGTCTTCCGGCGCCCCGACCCGGGCCCGTTCGACGTGGCCCGGCTGATGCCGGTCGCCTATGTGGTCGCCGGACTCTTCATCTGCTTCACGCTGCTGGTCCTGGTGGCCGACATCGTGAACCCGGTGAAAATCAGCTGA
- the ispG gene encoding flavodoxin-dependent (E)-4-hydroxy-3-methylbut-2-enyl-diphosphate synthase: MTAISLGMPAVPTKLADRRVSRQIQVGTVAVGGDAPVSVQSMTTTRTSDIGATLQQIAELTASGCQIVRVACPTQDDADALATIAKKSQIPVIADIHFQPKYVFAAIDAGCAAVRVNPGNIKQFDDKVKEIAKAASETRTPIRIGVNAGSLDARLLKKYGKATPEALVESALWEASLFEEHGFGDIKISVKHNDPVVMVNAYRQLAAQSDYPLHLGVTEAGPAFQGTIKSAVAFGALLSEGIGDTIRVSLSAPPAEEVKVGLQILEALNLKQRRLEIVSCPSCGRAQVDVYKLADQVSAGLEGMEVPLRVAVMGCVVNGPGEAREADLGVASGNGKGQIFVKGEVIKTVPESKIVETLIEEALKIAEQMEKDGIASGEPQVSISA, translated from the coding sequence ATGACTGCGATTTCTCTCGGAATGCCGGCCGTTCCGACCAAGCTCGCCGACCGAAGGGTCAGCCGACAGATCCAGGTCGGCACGGTCGCGGTCGGCGGCGACGCGCCCGTTTCCGTGCAGTCGATGACGACGACGCGTACGTCGGACATCGGCGCCACGCTCCAGCAGATCGCCGAGCTGACGGCGTCCGGCTGCCAGATCGTCCGGGTCGCGTGCCCGACGCAGGACGACGCCGACGCGCTCGCCACCATCGCGAAGAAGTCGCAGATCCCGGTGATCGCCGACATCCACTTCCAGCCGAAGTACGTCTTCGCCGCGATCGACGCCGGCTGCGCGGCCGTCCGGGTCAACCCGGGCAACATCAAGCAGTTCGACGACAAGGTCAAGGAGATCGCCAAGGCGGCCTCCGAGACCCGCACCCCGATCCGGATCGGCGTCAACGCCGGCTCCCTGGACGCGCGGCTGCTGAAGAAGTACGGCAAGGCCACCCCCGAGGCCCTCGTCGAGTCCGCCCTGTGGGAGGCGTCCCTCTTCGAGGAGCACGGCTTCGGCGACATCAAGATCTCGGTCAAGCACAACGACCCGGTCGTCATGGTCAACGCCTACCGCCAGCTCGCCGCCCAGAGCGACTACCCGCTCCACCTCGGCGTCACCGAGGCCGGACCGGCGTTCCAGGGCACCATCAAGTCGGCCGTCGCCTTCGGCGCCCTGCTCTCCGAGGGTATCGGCGACACCATCCGCGTCTCCCTCTCGGCCCCGCCGGCCGAGGAGGTCAAGGTCGGCCTGCAGATCCTGGAGGCGCTGAACCTCAAGCAGCGCCGCCTGGAGATCGTCTCCTGCCCGTCCTGCGGCCGCGCCCAGGTCGACGTCTACAAGCTCGCCGACCAGGTCAGCGCCGGCCTGGAGGGCATGGAGGTCCCGCTGCGCGTCGCGGTCATGGGCTGCGTCGTCAACGGCCCCGGTGAGGCCCGCGAGGCCGACCTCGGGGTCGCCTCCGGCAACGGCAAGGGGCAGATCTTCGTGAAGGGCGAGGTCATCAAGACCGTCCCCGAGTCGAAGATCGTCGAGACCCTCATCGAAGAGGCCCTGAAGATCGCCGAGCAGATGGAGAAGGACGGCATCGCGTCCGGCGAACCGCAGGTCTCCATCTCCGCCTGA
- a CDS encoding GNAT family N-acetyltransferase, with product MLTQTTTRVLEPSDLGAALAILESEPVANAFVTSRVQVAGLDPWRLGGEMWGWYADGRLRSLCYSGANLVPICAGPEAVRAFADRARRAGRRCSSIVGPAEPTTQLWRLLEPSWGPAREVRANQPLMVTESPAADVTPDPLVRRIRKDEVEVLMPACVAMFTEEVGISPLAGDGGLLYQARVAELISTGRSFARIDDGKVVFKAEIGAATPQACQIQGVWVAPEHRGKGLSETGMAAVLRYALADVAPVVSLYVNDYNTPARKAYHRVGFREVGAFMSVLF from the coding sequence GTGTTGACGCAGACCACCACCCGGGTCCTCGAACCCAGCGACCTCGGCGCCGCACTCGCCATCCTGGAGAGCGAGCCCGTGGCCAACGCCTTTGTGACGTCCCGCGTGCAGGTCGCGGGGCTCGACCCCTGGCGTCTCGGCGGCGAGATGTGGGGCTGGTACGCCGACGGCAGGCTCCGCTCCCTGTGCTACTCCGGCGCCAACCTCGTCCCCATCTGCGCCGGACCCGAAGCCGTCCGCGCCTTCGCCGACCGGGCCCGCAGAGCCGGCCGCCGCTGCTCCTCCATCGTCGGCCCCGCCGAACCCACCACCCAGCTCTGGCGGCTCCTCGAACCCAGCTGGGGACCCGCCCGCGAGGTCCGCGCCAACCAGCCCCTCATGGTCACCGAGAGCCCGGCCGCCGACGTCACGCCCGACCCGCTCGTCCGCCGCATCCGCAAGGACGAGGTGGAGGTCCTGATGCCGGCCTGCGTCGCGATGTTCACCGAGGAGGTCGGCATCTCCCCGCTCGCCGGCGACGGCGGCCTCCTCTACCAGGCCCGCGTCGCCGAACTCATCAGCACCGGCCGCTCCTTCGCCCGCATCGACGACGGAAAGGTCGTCTTCAAGGCGGAGATCGGCGCGGCCACGCCGCAGGCATGCCAGATCCAGGGCGTCTGGGTCGCCCCCGAACACCGGGGCAAGGGCCTCTCGGAAACGGGCATGGCCGCGGTCCTGCGCTACGCCCTGGCCGACGTCGCCCCCGTCGTCAGCCTGTACGTGAACGACTACAACACCCCCGCCCGCAAGGCCTACCACCGCGTCGGCTTCCGCGAGGTCGGGGCGTTCATGAGCGTCCTGTTCTGA
- a CDS encoding GNAT family N-acetyltransferase, translated as MAAPAEGPAAPDAEIGPVDLAARVDEALHVQAAAFGLSQDEIDVRRHIVLRHLEHPRARALGATAPDGRLVGFVYGLPNDRAQWWSTVVEPYLRATGADGWLDDSFVITELHVHPDHQQRGIGRTLITTITDAVDHPRSILSAIDKDSPARTLYRSLGYRDLARQVVFPSAPQPYAVMGAPLPLRRPS; from the coding sequence ATGGCAGCCCCCGCAGAAGGCCCCGCAGCTCCCGACGCCGAGATCGGCCCCGTCGACCTCGCCGCCCGCGTCGACGAAGCCCTGCACGTCCAGGCGGCCGCCTTCGGACTCAGCCAGGACGAGATCGACGTACGCCGCCACATCGTCCTCCGGCACCTGGAGCACCCCCGTGCCCGGGCACTCGGCGCCACCGCCCCCGACGGACGGCTCGTCGGCTTCGTCTACGGGCTGCCCAACGACCGCGCCCAGTGGTGGTCCACCGTCGTCGAGCCCTATCTGCGGGCCACCGGGGCCGACGGCTGGCTCGACGACTCCTTCGTCATCACCGAGCTCCACGTCCACCCCGACCACCAGCAGCGCGGCATCGGCCGCACCCTGATCACCACCATCACCGACGCCGTCGACCACCCCCGCTCGATCCTCTCGGCGATCGACAAGGACAGCCCGGCCCGCACCCTGTACCGCTCGCTCGGCTACCGCGACCTGGCCCGCCAGGTCGTCTTCCCGAGCGCCCCGCAGCCGTACGCGGTCATGGGAGCGCCCCTCCCGCTGCGGCGTCCCAGCTGA
- a CDS encoding proline--tRNA ligase, with protein sequence MAQVQRMSRLMVKTLRDDPADAETLSHKLLVRAGYVRRNAAGIWSWLPLGKKVLDNISGVVREEMDAIGAQEVLLPALLPKEPYEASGRWEEYGDLLFRLKDRKGGDYLLGPTHEEIFTQTVKDQCTSYKDLPVMLYQIQTKYRDEARPRSGVLRGREFQMKDSYSFDTTDEGLAHSYALHRAAYIKIFERLGLDHRIVSAVSGAMGGSASEEFLAPAAAGEDTFADCPNCDYAANTEAVTFALAPVDGSAHGAVEELDTPDTPTIETLAAHLGVPASATLKNLLVKVDGEIVAVGVPGHREVDLGKLGEHLAPAVVELVTAEDFVGRDDLVRGYVGPQGLEKVRYLADPRVAPGTSWITGANKEGKHAKNVVAGRDFEVDEYLDVVVVEEGDPCPECGTGLVLDRAIEIGHIFQLGRKYADTFQLDVLGQQGKPVRVTMGSYGIGVSRAVAALAEQTADDKGLCWPREIAPADVHVVAAGKALQTELALDVSEKLNAAGLRVLVDDRPGVSPGVKFTDSELIGVPKILVAGRRSADGVLELKDRRTGEREELTVDEAIARLAADLA encoded by the coding sequence ATGGCCCAGGTCCAGCGCATGTCCCGATTGATGGTCAAGACACTGCGCGACGACCCGGCGGACGCCGAGACGCTCAGTCACAAGCTGCTGGTCCGCGCCGGGTACGTCCGCCGCAACGCGGCCGGCATCTGGTCCTGGCTGCCGCTCGGCAAGAAGGTCCTGGACAACATCTCAGGCGTCGTCCGCGAGGAGATGGACGCCATCGGCGCCCAGGAGGTCCTGCTCCCCGCCCTGCTGCCCAAGGAGCCCTACGAGGCGTCCGGCCGCTGGGAGGAGTACGGCGACCTGCTCTTCCGTCTCAAGGACCGCAAGGGCGGCGACTACCTCCTCGGCCCGACCCACGAGGAGATCTTCACCCAGACGGTCAAGGACCAGTGCACGTCCTACAAGGACCTGCCGGTGATGCTCTACCAGATCCAGACGAAGTACCGCGACGAGGCCCGCCCCCGCTCGGGCGTGCTCCGCGGCCGCGAGTTCCAGATGAAGGACTCGTACAGCTTCGACACCACCGACGAGGGCCTCGCGCACTCCTACGCCCTGCACCGGGCCGCGTACATCAAGATCTTCGAGCGCCTGGGCCTGGACCACCGCATCGTCTCCGCCGTCTCCGGCGCGATGGGCGGCTCCGCCTCCGAGGAGTTCCTCGCCCCCGCGGCCGCCGGTGAGGACACCTTCGCCGACTGCCCGAACTGCGACTACGCCGCCAACACCGAGGCCGTGACCTTCGCGCTCGCCCCGGTCGACGGCTCGGCGCACGGCGCGGTCGAGGAGCTGGACACCCCCGACACCCCGACCATCGAGACCCTCGCCGCGCACCTGGGCGTCCCCGCTTCCGCCACCCTGAAGAACCTGCTGGTCAAGGTGGACGGCGAGATCGTCGCCGTCGGCGTCCCCGGCCACCGCGAGGTCGACCTCGGCAAGCTGGGCGAGCACCTGGCCCCCGCCGTCGTCGAGCTGGTCACCGCCGAGGACTTCGTCGGCCGCGACGACCTCGTACGCGGTTACGTCGGCCCCCAGGGCCTGGAGAAGGTCCGCTACCTCGCCGACCCCCGCGTCGCCCCCGGCACCTCCTGGATCACCGGCGCCAACAAGGAGGGCAAGCACGCGAAGAACGTCGTCGCGGGCCGCGACTTCGAGGTCGACGAGTACCTGGACGTCGTCGTCGTCGAGGAGGGCGACCCCTGCCCCGAGTGCGGCACCGGCCTCGTGCTGGACCGCGCGATCGAGATCGGCCACATCTTCCAGCTCGGCCGCAAGTACGCCGACACCTTCCAGCTCGACGTCCTCGGCCAGCAGGGCAAGCCCGTCCGCGTCACGATGGGCTCGTACGGCATCGGCGTCTCCCGCGCCGTGGCGGCCCTCGCCGAGCAGACCGCCGACGACAAGGGCCTGTGCTGGCCCCGCGAGATCGCCCCGGCCGACGTCCACGTCGTCGCCGCGGGCAAGGCCCTCCAGACCGAGCTGGCCCTCGACGTCTCGGAGAAGCTCAACGCGGCGGGCCTGCGCGTCCTGGTCGACGACCGCCCCGGCGTCTCGCCCGGCGTGAAGTTCACCGACTCCGAGCTGATCGGCGTGCCCAAGATCCTGGTCGCCGGGCGCCGCTCCGCCGATGGCGTCCTGGAGCTGAAGGACCGCCGCACCGGCGAGCGCGAGGAGCTGACCGTCGACGAGGCGATCGCCCGCCTCGCGGCCGACCTGGCCTGA
- a CDS encoding aminoglycoside phosphotransferase family protein: MGFEPPQRLVRALGEMYGDAAAADWPAGLPALTERALAAEDGLTVERVAAPGGRSSLVVLVRRADGTPAALKLAPPVAGPELERAALEHWNGWGAVKPLGTSDPVGEELDASGALLLERLHPEVSLRSLPEAKALLEAAGTLRRLWVEPPAGHAFETVAGRTERQSSGMRAAADADPELAPLVDAALAARAELVEGEPELLLLHGNFRQSKVLSGERAPWLTVGPEPLVGERAYDLARLVRDRAEDLVASPGGPATARRRVKKLAESLEVDQARLHGWTLFRAVESGTRALAEGRRQMGEVNLEFAGWL, from the coding sequence ATGGGTTTCGAACCGCCGCAGCGCCTGGTGCGCGCGCTCGGTGAGATGTACGGGGACGCCGCGGCGGCCGACTGGCCGGCCGGGCTTCCCGCGCTGACCGAGCGGGCGCTCGCCGCCGAGGACGGCCTCACCGTGGAGCGGGTGGCCGCCCCCGGCGGGCGCAGCTCCCTGGTGGTCCTGGTGCGGCGGGCCGACGGGACCCCGGCCGCGCTGAAGCTCGCCCCGCCTGTCGCCGGGCCTGAGCTGGAGCGGGCGGCGCTGGAGCACTGGAACGGCTGGGGCGCGGTGAAGCCGCTGGGCACCTCGGATCCGGTCGGCGAGGAGCTCGACGCGTCCGGGGCGCTGCTGCTGGAGCGGCTGCACCCCGAGGTGTCGCTGCGCTCGCTGCCGGAGGCGAAGGCCCTGCTGGAGGCGGCGGGCACGCTGCGCCGGCTGTGGGTGGAGCCGCCCGCCGGGCACGCGTTCGAGACGGTTGCCGGGCGGACCGAACGGCAGAGCTCCGGGATGCGGGCGGCCGCCGACGCCGACCCGGAGCTGGCGCCCCTGGTGGACGCGGCGCTCGCGGCCCGGGCGGAGCTGGTCGAGGGCGAGCCCGAACTCCTGCTGCTGCACGGCAACTTCCGGCAGAGCAAGGTGCTGTCCGGGGAGCGGGCGCCGTGGCTGACGGTGGGCCCCGAGCCGCTGGTGGGCGAGCGCGCCTATGACCTGGCGCGGCTGGTGCGGGACCGGGCGGAGGATCTGGTCGCCTCCCCCGGCGGCCCGGCGACGGCGCGGCGGCGGGTCAAGAAGCTGGCGGAGTCGCTGGAGGTGGATCAGGCGCGGCTGCACGGCTGGACGCTGTTCCGGGCGGTGGAGTCTGGCACCCGCGCGCTGGCCGAGGGGCGGCGTCAGATGGGCGAAGTGAACCTGGAGTTCGCGGGCTGGCTGTAG
- a CDS encoding ferritin-like domain-containing protein, whose product MSTRSVRPAEDDADSPELTAVQAALAAEHAAVYGYGVLGGRLDGRQGAEARAAHDAHRARRDALARTARDLGGRPVASNAAYALPFAVPDGPSAVRLAAVLEDRIAGAYADLVRATEGARRKGAAGALREAAVRSARWRGGNVAFPGLAERAAGADPAATGPVEAAGADGTR is encoded by the coding sequence ATGAGCACCCGTTCCGTCCGGCCGGCCGAAGACGACGCCGACTCCCCCGAGCTGACCGCAGTCCAGGCCGCCCTGGCCGCCGAGCACGCCGCGGTGTACGGGTACGGCGTGCTCGGCGGCCGTCTCGACGGGAGGCAGGGTGCCGAGGCCCGAGCGGCGCACGACGCCCACCGGGCCCGCCGGGACGCGCTGGCGCGCACCGCCCGCGATCTGGGCGGGCGCCCGGTCGCCTCCAACGCCGCGTACGCCCTGCCGTTCGCCGTGCCGGACGGCCCCTCCGCTGTGCGGCTCGCCGCGGTCCTGGAGGACCGGATCGCGGGCGCCTACGCCGATCTCGTACGGGCCACCGAGGGTGCGCGGCGCAAGGGCGCCGCGGGCGCGCTCCGGGAGGCCGCGGTGCGGTCGGCCCGGTGGCGGGGCGGCAACGTAGCCTTTCCGGGGCTCGCCGAGCGGGCCGCCGGTGCGGATCCGGCCGCGACGGGGCCGGTGGAGGCCGCGGGTGCGGACGGGACGCGCTGA
- the rimP gene encoding ribosome maturation factor RimP — protein sequence MSTTQSERLRGLLEPLVSAQQLDLEEIEVSRAGRRGVLRVIVDSDEGVELDACAELSRAISQKLDETDAMGEGEYVLEVSSPGADRPLTEHRHYVRATGRLARFHLAGDGSGELVARILAVDEDGLDLEVPGVKGRKPTARRLAFDEIAKARVEIEFNRKDKKEEEA from the coding sequence ATGAGCACCACCCAGAGCGAGAGGCTGCGCGGGCTGCTGGAACCGCTCGTCAGCGCGCAGCAGCTGGACCTCGAGGAGATCGAGGTGTCCCGGGCCGGCCGTCGAGGAGTGCTGCGGGTCATCGTGGACTCCGACGAGGGCGTCGAGCTGGACGCCTGTGCGGAGCTGAGCCGCGCGATCTCCCAGAAGCTGGACGAGACCGACGCGATGGGCGAGGGCGAGTACGTCCTCGAAGTCAGCTCCCCCGGTGCGGACCGCCCGCTGACCGAGCACCGCCACTACGTACGCGCCACCGGCCGGCTGGCCAGATTCCACCTGGCCGGCGACGGCTCCGGTGAGCTGGTCGCCCGCATCCTCGCCGTCGACGAGGACGGGCTCGACCTCGAAGTTCCCGGTGTCAAGGGCCGCAAGCCCACCGCCCGCCGCCTCGCCTTCGACGAGATCGCCAAGGCGCGCGTGGAGATCGAATTCAACCGCAAGGACAAGAAGGAAGAGGAGGCGTAG
- the nusA gene encoding transcription termination factor NusA, protein MDIDVKLLKGLAQDKEIPFDVLVGAIESALLIAYHRTDGSYRRARVKLDENGHVTVWAKEDPADLEEGQEPKEFDDTPSGFGRIAATTAKQVILQRLRDAEDDRTFGEYAGHEGDVVTGVVQQGKDPKNVLVDIGKLEAILPVQEQVPGEEYTHGLRLRTYVVRVAKGVRGPSVTLSRTHPNLVKKLFALEVPEIADGSVVIEAIAREAGHRTKIAVRSTRAGLNPKGACIGPMGSRVRNVMAELHGEKIDIVDWSDDPAEMVANALSPARVSKVEVVDLGARSARVTVPDYQLSLAIGKEGQNARLAARLTGWRIDIRPDTETDEERENADRERAERARERSERR, encoded by the coding sequence GTGGACATCGATGTGAAGCTTCTGAAGGGCTTGGCGCAGGACAAGGAGATCCCCTTCGACGTGCTCGTCGGGGCGATCGAGTCGGCCCTCCTCATCGCGTACCACCGCACCGACGGCAGCTACCGCCGGGCGCGTGTGAAGCTCGACGAGAACGGCCACGTCACCGTGTGGGCCAAGGAGGACCCGGCCGACCTCGAAGAGGGCCAGGAGCCCAAGGAGTTCGACGACACCCCCTCCGGATTCGGCCGGATCGCCGCCACCACCGCCAAGCAGGTCATCCTGCAGCGGCTGCGCGACGCCGAGGACGACAGGACCTTCGGCGAGTACGCCGGCCACGAGGGCGATGTCGTCACCGGCGTCGTCCAGCAGGGCAAGGACCCCAAGAACGTCCTGGTCGACATCGGCAAGCTGGAAGCCATCCTTCCGGTGCAGGAGCAGGTCCCGGGCGAGGAGTACACCCACGGCCTGCGCCTGCGTACGTATGTCGTCCGGGTCGCCAAGGGCGTCCGCGGCCCCTCGGTGACGCTCTCGCGCACCCACCCCAACCTGGTGAAGAAGCTCTTCGCACTGGAGGTCCCGGAGATCGCCGACGGCTCGGTGGTCATCGAGGCCATCGCCCGCGAGGCCGGTCACCGCACCAAGATCGCCGTACGCTCCACCCGCGCCGGCCTGAACCCCAAGGGCGCCTGCATCGGCCCGATGGGCAGCCGGGTGCGCAACGTCATGGCCGAGCTGCACGGCGAGAAGATCGACATCGTGGACTGGTCCGACGACCCGGCCGAGATGGTCGCCAACGCCCTCTCGCCCGCCCGGGTGAGCAAGGTCGAGGTCGTCGACCTCGGCGCCCGCTCCGCCCGCGTCACCGTGCCGGACTACCAGCTCTCGCTGGCGATCGGCAAGGAGGGCCAGAACGCCCGCCTCGCCGCCCGCCTCACCGGCTGGCGGATCGATATCCGGCCGGACACCGAGACGGACGAGGAGCGGGAGAACGCCGACCGCGAGCGGGCCGAGCGGGCCCGGGAGCGCTCGGAAAGGCGTTGA
- a CDS encoding YlxR family protein produces MSGRTQARACPERTCVGCRERVTKSELLRIVVDEGACAPDPRGTLPGRGAYVHPTSVCLDLAVRRRAFPRAFKAKGPFDTAALTRFVERVTP; encoded by the coding sequence GTGTCTGGCCGGACGCAAGCCCGCGCTTGCCCCGAGCGAACCTGTGTGGGATGCCGGGAGCGAGTGACCAAGAGCGAGCTGCTGCGCATCGTGGTGGACGAGGGCGCCTGCGCCCCTGATCCACGCGGTACGCTGCCCGGCCGGGGTGCGTATGTGCACCCCACCTCTGTCTGTCTCGACCTGGCGGTTCGCCGCCGGGCGTTCCCCCGGGCCTTCAAGGCCAAGGGGCCGTTCGACACCGCGGCACTCACGCGGTTCGTCGAACGGGTGACACCGTAA